One Arachis hypogaea cultivar Tifrunner chromosome 2, arahy.Tifrunner.gnm2.J5K5, whole genome shotgun sequence genomic window, TACTAGATTGCACATTTTAAATAGGATAAATTACACAAACTAAAGTTTGGGAGATAAATTATTATCATTTTAATTGCTTCCAAGTTTATTAACATTTGAATTTGTTGATGAAATTTGGACCGAGAGATTTGCTTTAATATCTTTGCCCTTTGGTCGAAAGTTAAATTATTGCAAGCAATCATATAAGTTCAGTTATGCTATGAGACTGCTTTTGAAAAGggattttcatgttttttttttacacttaaaaagtattttgaattaaaactttGTCTTTATATTTTAAGACAATGGCACAAGAGAAAGCTGAAAATTATGCTAAGTACGAGTAAACTTTTAAAGTAGActtgagaatgatattatgcactTAAATTGTCTTTGAAACCTTAGTTACACCAGTTATGTATTTAAGATTGACAAAACAGCACCACTTTAGTTTCTGATATCATTTTGTTAACAATGTATTGACATAACTTgatgatataaaattttagttacattattttatggtttGATTATATATAACAGTATGATGACAGATCGATTAATGATACGTAGCATAACGATAAGTCGGTTAATGACATATAGTATGATGACTTAGATAGTTATGTCATgtgtaataatattatttatctattgaTATCTGTTATATCATCATTGCAGATGTATTAAATTAGTCTCTCACTTTGTACTAAATGATTCATTTTAATCACTAAAATTGAATATTGTATACTAAATTAGTCtcttcattattttttcttatttttttataagttcaaaattcttaatatgTTTAAATGCactaattttaattcttatttttcacAAATTGTTTAAATACAAGTGTCTTTATAGAAGATAAATGTTAGAGAGCcataagaatttattatttttagttatcacTTTTAGCTATCAACCTTCTTTAGTTTAGTAATACAACAATATATACTTTAGCCCACACTTTTAAACATTAATTGCTAACTATTgactaaaatattaaattctaaaatattttttttataaatttcaaaatttagtgTTAATcatacatttttttataataatttaatatcgataaattttataatataaaattatgttattaataaAAGAGCTATattgattaattgattataaaatatatttttattttagtccaaaaattgtgtatttcataagaactgaaaaaataaaaaaatgtgtattttaattcttaatttctTATGAAAAACATGCatatttttagacaaaaataaaaaatgtgtgttaatcaatcatataattcttTTACTAAAATAACAttcttatatattataaaatttacgagtattaaattattataaaaaaattttggataattaaaactaaaatattaaaaatattttataaaagcatttgtatttaaaaaatatgtgaAAATATAATTGAAGTCAGTGCATCAAAagatattgagaattttaaatttacaaaaaaatgagaaaaaactcgTGAAAAGATTAATTTGATGACATTtaattttagagactaaaataaGTCATTTGGTGCAAAGTCAAAGACCAATTTAATGTATCTGTAATGATGACATAACGAATGACACGTGAACGAATAGTATTATAACCCGTGACATAAGCTAATAACTGGACAAATAATATTGTGACACGTAACATTACCGTCCACGTTAGGATACCATGTGTCATGAACTAACCCGTTATCATATTATCACATATTGCCATATTATCATATGATACGTATCATTAATATTTCACGTCAATGTGCCATTAATAAAAAACGGGTTAGAAATTAATATAGTGCACTCTTACCAATCTTAAGGACTTAATTATTGCATTTCGAATCTTTAAAACGATTTTGGTGACAACACCAATTtcgaaaactattttaaaaacttattgaaatatctaaatattttgtttagataaaaaaaaagttaaaacaaaAAGGTTCGGACTATGCTTGGGATGATATCTTTTGGATGAATTCGTTACTTATACACTGCTATTCAACCATAATGTCTAAGCAAGCCTCGGGCTTTGATAATTTGGAAATTTGATAGTTTGTTTTATATACATAGATATAGTGAGTTATCTTGTGGTATTGTTTTAAATGGCTAAAAAATGACCATATGTTAACTGATAAATAATCTTACAACAAACGACACGTATGATAATTAATATATGGAAAAATACagataattaacaatatttttaaacaatataTAAACAATATTTTAATCCAATGACACacgttaaaatattttatttttttggaagcAAATTTTCATATTTGTCATTGCATTTAAAGTTTGCCATTTACTATATATATTCTTGTCGTCTAACATCACTTTTTATCGCCATAAGGTTCCACTCATTGATTCTTCAATGGCTGAAGTTGTTTCTAGTGTGGCATCAACACTCTTGGCCAATTTAGCAACAAAATCTTTCCAAGAGATTATTCTGGCATGTGGTCTTAAAGATGATATAAAAAAGTTTGAAAGTTCTTTGAGAACCATCAATGCATATCTCATAGATGCTGAGAACAAGCAAGCAAAAAATCACAGTATAGATGACTGGTTGAAGCAACTCAGAGAAGCATTTGATGATGCTGGTGACATACTAGACGAAATAGAGTATGAAGCAAAACGTAATGAAGTGGTCAAAATGTATGGAAGCATTAGCACCAAGGTCCACCGATTCTTCTCATATACAAGTAATTCACTCGCATTTCGCATCAAGATGGCCCACAAAATCAAAGATATGAAACAGAAGATGGATGAAAAAATAAGACAAGGGAGAAAGTTGGGTATAATTGAACAACATGTCAACACTCCAGTTCTGGAGCATAATTTAGCATGGCGAGAAACTGCTTCTTCATTGCCTTTTCGTTTGTGTGGTAGACTTGAAGAGAAAGAGGAGATTATGAAATCATTGATGACACAAAAATCAGAAGCTAATAGTATTGATGTGATCTCCATTGTTGGGATTGGAGGTTTGGGAAAGACTACACTTGTACAAATGGTTTACAATGATACCCAAGTGAAGGCGAATTTCGATACATTAATGTGGGTTTGTGTTTCTGACGATTTTGATGTGAAGAAGCTAATACAAAAAATCATTCATGCGGCCTCAAAGAGAGAGAATGTGGTGGATGCAAATTCTAGTTTGGAATATATGATATCTCTTCTCAATCAAAATTTACATGGTAAGAGATTCTTACTCGTCTTAGACGATGTTTGGAATGAAAACCACAACAAATGGGATGAATTGAGAAATCACCTGTTAGAAGCAGGTGGTGGCAAAGGCAGCATAATCATAGTGACCACTCGTAGCCAAAAAGTTGTTGAAATTGTGGGGAGTAATCTTGTAATGAAATTAGAAGGACTTCCTGAGAATGAATGTTGGCGGCTCTTTGTAAAATGTGCATTCCAagtagagaaggaagaagagaagtaCCCAAGGCTAAAGCAAATTGGAGAGCAAATTGTTAAAAAATGCAAAAGGGTGCCCTTAGCTATAACAACTTTGGGTTGCTTGCTTAGATCAAAATCCCATGATGAAAATGAATGGAGAAAAATAAGGGATAGTGAAGTGTGGAATCTCAATCAAGAAGAAACTGATATTTTGCCATCACTCAAATTGAGTTACAATCACTTGCCACCACAAGTAAAGCAATGTTTTTCATACTGCTCTTGTTTTCCAAAGGATTACGACTTTCATGTTATTGAGTTGATTATGTTCTGGATGGCTCATGGACTCCTCCAACCTACACGCGAAGAAGAAGACGCAGAAGATATTGGGGAGTTATATATTAAAAAGCTTGTTTCAACATCTTTACTTCAAATTGACGATGGAGATGATCATTTTCGcctctttgattttcaaaatttaatgacaTTTAAAAGACTCAAAATGCATGATCTTGTACATGATGTTGCACAATTAACAATGAAAGAGTCAAGTAAGACAAGAACCATTGTGCAAGAGGGACAACAAGAAGCATCCATAGAATGGACCTCTAACAAGTTCAACTATATGAGGGTGTTGCAACTAAAAAAAGATATGGAGTTGAGTTCGTTCCCTAATGATTGCTTTGTCAAAATGAAGAAGCACTTGAGATATCTCTATCTTGAAAATTGTCCTAGTTTGAAAAAGCAAACTGATTCCATTTGTAAGATGCAAAATTTGCAGAGTTTGTACCTTGATGAGTTtcccaaaaacatgaaaaatctcaTCTATCTTCAATATTTGTTTTTGATGGGAATCAAAATTACAAGTATGTCCTCAATGAACATAGGGTGCTTCCAACAACTCAAATTCTTATATCTTCAATGTCCAAAGTTAGTGTCCGTACCAAGTGCTGTTGGTCGCTTGACTACTTTAAAGAAGCTGGGCTTTCTTTGGTGTGAAGAGCTGATGaattttgaagatgaagaggaagaaggaaaACAACAAATGGTAGTAAATAATTTAAACCTTCAATTGTTCTTAATCATTGGATCAAAAAAGTTGAATGCTTTACCAAAATGGCTTGAAAGAGCTACTAAATTGCAATATTTGAGTATAAGCATAACAGGGATAAAATTATTGCCCACAAGAATGCCGATGACCTCTCTTGAAGAACTTTATGTCTATCATTGTAAAAATTTGTCATCTCTTCCTAACATGGATCAAACTCATAATCTTCAGTATTTAGTAGTATATGATTGTCCCGCATTACATGCAAGGTACAATAAAGAGACAGGTCCAGATTGGTCCAAAATTGCTCATATCCCATATTGCAAGGTTAGTTCAAATAATTTATCTCATAATATTACAAATCTAACTATactggtttattattattattattattattattattattattattatttcacttTATGCATGAATAATTACTTGTTGGATGTTTAATTAAACAGTTAGAGTTATATCTTACTTTTcctataataaattctaaaactttTTAAATTGACAATCTAAGTTTCTTTCTAAATAATTgtgtataatttatatataaaaggtATGGCAGAGTGAACTAATTAGCCCTTATAATATGGAAtactttcaaattttgaaaatgcaATATAATATaggttataaatttataatttatttcaaCTGAGTCACACCATAGACATGTTTCATTTTAAtcattttaagaaaataatgatATTTAGATATTAAAATTGTTTAACATTATTATGCCTGCAGCACATGTCTTGAATTTTAGTTATGAATCTTAATATTACCACTAATGGTAACTCTTTCAATTACTACGTATTATGAATTATTGTATTGATGAAAACCACAATAAGCTAATTATTATGTGAAATTCAAAGAATGAATAACTCTTAACCATTTGAATATGAGTTATACTAAGTAActaataactttttaaataacatgaacaaccaccaatcaaatcaaaacacactacacctctaaattactcacctaaattttaatattagaataaccatccgcataCCTAGTGAAATGAACATTCAATATAtcaattgttcacattgtttagtatttttattatctacctatactttttctttaaatattGGCTATACATTATTTAAAATGAgcacaaaattttattattattgtgattATAGGAGTTGATGCATGAATCTTTATTTTTGGACCGTGAAATACTTCTTTATTGTCAATTGACAGAAAATggaaatttagtatatatatgcATGGTTGAATTAAAGCTCAAGTTATTTTCATAAGCACTAATCTATTGGCCTTTATTGCAgattgatgaagatgatgatgatgataatgatgatgatgatgatgatgatgaagaatttatgatgatgatgaagatgatgattgaATAAAAGACATGAATGAAGAAAAGAAATGATAATAATAGCATTATCTTTATGTAATATAATGGTTGTGTTCTAATAATTGCTTTGTAATTGGCTACTCAAATCATGTCTTTAGCTACAACTACTTTATAAATGCTTTAATTTCTTCGGTGTTAcagttaaaatttttaatcacATTTGATTGTGCAAACAAATTTTACATCCAAGCATGCATTTTATTTCATTCATCCTTGTTACAATTATAAAATGGTTAAATAAATGACttctataaaatacatgttatttTGCTTTAGTTCTTGTAATTACTTTTCTTTTGATTCACTAAAACTTAATAGGAGTTTTTGGATTTCTTCAATGAAGGACAAACAACAAAACCACAAAATATATATGACCACAAAAACATCTAATCTAagcttaataaaatttattaattaacgtTTTAGTAGCTTGAAAAATAGTAACATATAAAATAtggcaaaaaataattaaaataaaataaaaggattattgaaaccctattaattaatattaatatatttgttaatTAGGTCTTGAATTATTCAATTTTGGATGGAATATATATAATGCTTTGAATGCTAAATTAATGTGCAGAGTGTGCCTCCACCTGCCGAGACTGCCAAAGTTATAGTACATTACTGCATTGTACGGATCATTCTTTTTTACAAATGCATTGAATTATAAAAAAGTCATATCATATGTAAAGTCTTTGGTCCTTAGAAGTTATAAGTCCCATTTTTCATGTGCGGAAAATACAAGTtactaaataaattatttgtataaaatataatatatattaaaaatatataaaatattaattcaataaaagtttaggatatatatatatatatatatatatatatatatatatatatggaaaagtatatgaaaCAAAGAGGTAATAAGCCAAGaagtaaacaacttaattaatttataattatatttaattaattttatttgtttttaatttataatatttgatattaattgctTCTCACTCCAAATTAAAATTCTGAATGATACGTTGGAGAAATAGGGGCGGGAATCACAGAACTTTGCTTCTAACAATCCCGatttttagtatataaaaaaatttataaaatatataaaagaacatccatttagtatgaaaaagaaacattctaataTTTAGTAGAAGAAATATCTTAATACTTAGTATAAGCATCAtccacataaaaattttaaattcacccAAAAATATTTAGCTGATTTTTTACTGATACCCTCTTAGTTCCTagcattgttatatatatatatgagttgaCGGATTTAGAAGACTCACCGAACTTCATTACTCTCCTCTCCATCAATTCACCTTCATCTCACACTGTAACAGTTTACTCACTTGGCCAAAATAAATGATCTGATCTgtcaaaaaaaattactaaaaatatccacaaaatttataaatattaacaaaaatacttataaattaaagaaattaacgTTATATCATAAAAGatagattttatataataaaaatatttaaattttaattttttattaattttttaataaaattctcaaaCTATCCCAATTTTTTATGTTCACTCCACCATCActtcttcttttcaaaattctcAACCTTTCACAGACATCTATGTGCTGAGACTTGTTGAATCTGTCAACCTCATCTACAAATAAAACGGTATAACATTTTAGAATTATAAACTTCCCAAGCATCTTACTTCTATTcctatatttcaatttcaaaaccagataaatagatagataaataaataaataagttaagattcttataattatatttttttaatatgctatttaaattaaaaaataatttttaattattttttaatattattttgagtTTGTATCATTTAAGACATTGTTTgatagaataaattttaaaaaaattaatattatgtatttttattttatactatttaaaatattcttattaaaaataacttattcaaaatatatatatatatatatatatatatatatataataaatattttaaaaaaatttattcttgctATTATAGACATAATTGAAAAATTGTATAcagtagaagaagaacaaataagTGTAAAAAAAATCCCACAAAAAATacgtaaaataaaatttttgtgctacaacataaaaaattattataaattcaaattataaaaaatttcatcaaattatacttatcataaaaaattctatcaaattataaactattaactcaataattattacgcattcaaaattaaattaaagtatttaGATAAAAGCACAACAATAATTTTTGTGCTATTTGatagagaaacaaaaaaattattgagtACAACTGTCTTAAATCTAATTATCACTACTAGAAAACAGCagattacagacggatttttccgACAAAATTTTACTGTCGAAAATATCGACAGATTTTCGACAGATTTTTCGtcggtaaaaaataaaaaaaaattcacaaaatttaccgacagattttaaCATCCCTCAATAACACTGTTgataaaattgaaaatgaaatttgAAACTATCATCAATAACAAAATCCCTCTGTAACATCTAATAAATCCCTCGCtaatttaaaataagttaaacCCTTATGAACACACCATGATGAAACTTCATTCAACACAAATCACCGTTCATCTTCTCCTATCCTTCCTTTAAgcttgctcttctcctctctctttgaTTCGAGTTGAAAATAGGGCAAGTGTGACTTCTCCGTCGTTTCTGCTTTGTCGCCACACGCGTCGCACGAGCTCCTTCTGTCACTGCTCGCTTGCACGAGCTCCCTCCGCCGCCGCTCGCTCGCATAAGCTCCCTCCTCTGCTGCTCGCATTGCACGAGCTTCCTCTGCCGCCTCTCAGCTTATGTCTCTCTCTGTCTCGCGCCATCCATCCTCGCCGTTCACAGCCTCGTCGAGTCATCGTGTCACCAGATCTGAAACCTACATGTACCTCTTTATCTATTTTAGATTCTGGAATTGCTATTAAGCTATATTTTTTGTTGAATTCAAATGTTCATACGTTATTGTTGCATCTAAAACTCGATCTGTTCCACTTTTGTTTTATGGTTTAGATTTTTGTTCTTGAATCTTCTTCAAGGTTCGAATTTGGTTTTGAAAGTAGCTCCATTAATTGTTATGGCTAAAAGTTTTGCATTGAAGATAATGTATTGTGCCTTCTGCAGTTCTGCTTCTGAGGTAAGATGGAGAGATTACCATAGTCTTAAATTGGAAAAAGGAATTGGAAGATTTGTTGTTTGAATTTTACATTTGAAGGAACTATAAATACCAGTTCATGAAATGCAATATGCTAAGTACATAGATTGAAATTACTCTGTGACTGATTAGAATGAGATTAACAGCAATAATTTTGTGCCCTATCAATATCGTAAACCATCTCATAAATCTGATTACTCTGGCAAATATCAGTTGATGTTAATAAACTGTGTTCTTTGTTTCAGCTTGCTCTAGGTGCTGTAAATTTAGAGGTTCTTCTTGGAAGGTATTagctttaaaatatttacatGATTTTCATATGCAGTAATGTGCTGTTTTTCAGGCCTGTTTGTTAATTAGTCTCAATGGATAATTAGATAGATATATGTGCTCAATGTTGTGTTTGTGCAGACGAGGTGTTTGATCTAATGACTGAACTACTTTTTGAAATAGGTGTTTGATCTAATGACTGAACTGATTTCATTATCCCTAGCCCTAGCCTTGTCCCTTCCCTGTTGCTGCTGCAGAGAACTGAGTTTCTAAATTCTAAGGTATGAATTTTGTATATTCCTATAATTTGTGAAATCTGAAACATAACAATTTCCATGATTGTGATATAAAATAAATTCGTTTATGAACTATATATCTGAATTGCTGAGATTTTTTATCTggaatttgcatgcatgttcttgTTCCATCCTGTTCTTGTTATGACTGGTGATTTAGGTCATAAACACACTAAAGAGGGATCAAACAAACCACCATGACTTAACCTCACCCATTCACAGGTGTGAGGGAGTGGAAAACAAAAATCAGCTTCTTATTGTTCTCAA contains:
- the LOC112720693 gene encoding putative disease resistance protein RGA1 isoform X2, coding for MAEVVSSVASTLLANLATKSFQEIILACGLKDDIKKFESSLRTINAYLIDAENKQAKNHSIDDWLKQLREAFDDAGDILDEIEYEAKRNEVVKMYGSISTKVHRFFSYTSNSLAFRIKMAHKIKDMKQKMDEKIRQGRKLGIIEQHVNTPVLEHNLAWRETASSLPFRLCGRLEEKEEIMKSLMTQKSEANSIDVISIVGIGGLGKTTLVQMVYNDTQVKANFDTLMWVCVSDDFDVKKLIQKIIHAASKRENVVDANSSLEYMISLLNQNLHGKRFLLVLDDVWNENHNKWDELRNHLLEAGGGKGSIIIVTTRSQKVVEIVGSNLVMKLEGLPENECWRLFVKCAFQVEKEEEKYPRLKQIGEQIVKKCKRVPLAITTLGCLLRSKSHDENEWRKIRDSEVWNLNQEETDILPSLKLSYNHLPPQVKQCFSYCSCFPKDYDFHVIELIMFWMAHGLLQPTREEEDAEDIGELYIKKLVSTSLLQIDDGDDHFRLFDFQNLMTFKRLKMHDLVHDVAQLTMKESSKTRTIVQEGQQEASIEWTSNKFNYMRVLQLKKDMELSSFPNDCFVKMKKHLRYLYLENCPSLKKQTDSICKMQNLQSLYLDEFPKNMKNLIYLQYLFLMGIKITSMSSMNIGCFQQLKFLYLQCPKLVSVPSAVGRLTTLKKLGFLWCEELMNFEDEEEEGKQQMVQ
- the LOC112720693 gene encoding putative disease resistance protein RGA1 isoform X1 produces the protein MAEVVSSVASTLLANLATKSFQEIILACGLKDDIKKFESSLRTINAYLIDAENKQAKNHSIDDWLKQLREAFDDAGDILDEIEYEAKRNEVVKMYGSISTKVHRFFSYTSNSLAFRIKMAHKIKDMKQKMDEKIRQGRKLGIIEQHVNTPVLEHNLAWRETASSLPFRLCGRLEEKEEIMKSLMTQKSEANSIDVISIVGIGGLGKTTLVQMVYNDTQVKANFDTLMWVCVSDDFDVKKLIQKIIHAASKRENVVDANSSLEYMISLLNQNLHGKRFLLVLDDVWNENHNKWDELRNHLLEAGGGKGSIIIVTTRSQKVVEIVGSNLVMKLEGLPENECWRLFVKCAFQVEKEEEKYPRLKQIGEQIVKKCKRVPLAITTLGCLLRSKSHDENEWRKIRDSEVWNLNQEETDILPSLKLSYNHLPPQVKQCFSYCSCFPKDYDFHVIELIMFWMAHGLLQPTREEEDAEDIGELYIKKLVSTSLLQIDDGDDHFRLFDFQNLMTFKRLKMHDLVHDVAQLTMKESSKTRTIVQEGQQEASIEWTSNKFNYMRVLQLKKDMELSSFPNDCFVKMKKHLRYLYLENCPSLKKQTDSICKMQNLQSLYLDEFPKNMKNLIYLQYLFLMGIKITSMSSMNIGCFQQLKFLYLQCPKLVSVPSAVGRLTTLKKLGFLWCEELMNFEDEEEEGKQQMVVNNLNLQLFLIIGSKKLNALPKWLERATKLQYLSISITGIKLLPTRMPMTSLEELYVYHCKNLSSLPNMDQTHNLQYLVVYDCPALHARYNKETGPDWSKIAHIPYCKIDEDDDDDNDDDDDDDEEFMMMMKMMIE